A genomic segment from Synergistes jonesii encodes:
- a CDS encoding 2-phosphosulfolactate phosphatase, which translates to MKYIFDVAFLPCETLKEHDARIVVDLLRATTQITAFFDGGGSILVPVTEVEEAFAMKERLGRDWKIMGERGGLPAPGFDFGNSPLELLGAGAPDNAVITTSNGTRALMRAAEGCGRVTAGCARNAEAVCWDALCSGARVGVVCAGRNGEFSLEDSVCAGMFVEKLLSLAPSNGASEMELTDGAISALALWHHLGPDLLAVCRESAHGRILSELGFDNDIFFCAEIDSSSTVPLLKETGGIPAIVGR; encoded by the coding sequence TTGAAATATATTTTTGACGTGGCATTTCTTCCCTGCGAAACTCTAAAGGAGCACGACGCACGCATCGTCGTCGACCTTCTGCGCGCCACGACGCAGATAACCGCCTTCTTCGACGGAGGGGGCAGCATCCTCGTTCCGGTGACGGAGGTGGAAGAGGCTTTCGCGATGAAGGAGCGCCTCGGTAGGGATTGGAAAATAATGGGGGAGCGCGGCGGGCTTCCCGCTCCCGGCTTCGACTTCGGCAACTCGCCCCTCGAACTGTTGGGAGCCGGGGCGCCAGACAACGCCGTTATAACGACGTCGAACGGCACGCGGGCCCTGATGCGCGCGGCGGAGGGGTGCGGCCGCGTTACGGCGGGCTGCGCGCGCAACGCCGAGGCGGTCTGCTGGGACGCGCTCTGCTCCGGCGCGCGCGTAGGCGTCGTCTGCGCCGGACGCAACGGAGAATTTTCGCTCGAAGATTCGGTATGCGCCGGCATGTTCGTTGAGAAGCTGCTCTCGCTCGCGCCGTCGAACGGCGCGAGCGAGATGGAGCTGACGGACGGCGCGATCTCCGCTCTCGCGTTGTGGCATCACCTCGGGCCGGACCTCCTCGCGGTATGTCGCGAGTCGGCGCACGGCAGGATACTGTCGGAGCTCGGCTTCGACAATGATATTTTTTTCTGCGCGGAGATAGATTCAAGCTCCACCGTCCCGCTGCTCAAGGAGACGGGCGGAATACCCGCCATCGTCGGAAGGTAG